The following coding sequences are from one Ursus arctos isolate Adak ecotype North America unplaced genomic scaffold, UrsArc2.0 scaffold_23, whole genome shotgun sequence window:
- the TSPAN32 gene encoding tetraspanin-32, with protein sequence MGPWSRVRVAKCQMLVTSFFVLLLGLSMATLAALTYFGAHFAVIGHASSDRTPYEAVHRWAFYAAISLAGLLTLGAVLGAAATVREAGGLMAGGFLCFALVFGALAQAAFWRFHSPTQVEDAMLDTYDLLYDRAVRSLSSTPRQQLLAIQDTFLCCGKSSPFSLLGDAEASLCRGEQAARQDCLVGIGSSLRTYGHIVSILTGIGLAAMVYAMLLSAFLWFSIRSGSSLDRRGKYTLNRRAPGCQPQEPSVFRRSQGGPAL encoded by the exons ATGGGGCCCTGGAGTCGGGTCAGGGTGGCCAAATGCCAGATGCTGGTCACTAGCTTCTTTGTCTTG ctcctgggccTGTCTATGGCCACCTTGGCTGCTCTCACCTACTTCGGGGCCCACTTTGCTGTCATCGGCCACGCGTCCTCAGACAGGACCCCCTATGAGGCCGTGCACCGCTGGG cCTTCTATGCAGCCATCAGCCTGGCCGGGCTCCTGACCCTGGGTGCTGTCCTGGGCGCTGCGGCCACTGTGAGGGAGGCCGGGGGACTCATGGCTGGG GGCTTCCTGTGCTTTGCCCTGGTGTTCGGAGCCCTGGCGCAGGCGGCCTTCTGGAGATTCCACAGCCCCACCCAG GTGGAGGATGCTATGCTGGACACCTACGACCTGCTGTATGACCGGGCAGTGAGGAGCCTGTCCAGCACCCCGCGGCAGCAGCTCCTGGCCATTCAGGACACG TTCCTGTGCTGTGGCAAGAGCTCTCCTTTCAGCCTCCTGGGGGACGCGGAGGCCAGCCTGTGTCGGGGAGAGCAGGCAGCCAGACAG GACTGCCTGGTGGGGATCGGGAGCTCCCTGAGGACGTACGGACACATCGTCTCCATCCTGACTGGCATCGGCCTCGCCGCCATG gtGTATGCGATGCTGCTCAGTGCCTTTCTCTGGTTCTCCATTCGCTCTGGCAGCAGCTTGGACCGCAGGGGCAAATACACCCTGAACCGGAG AGCCCCTGGCTGCCAGCCCCAGGAGCCCAGTGTCTTCAGACGCTCCCAGGGAGGCCCCGCGCTTTAG